The following are encoded together in the Lathyrus oleraceus cultivar Zhongwan6 chromosome 3, CAAS_Psat_ZW6_1.0, whole genome shotgun sequence genome:
- the LOC127131415 gene encoding NDR1/HIN1-like protein 6 encodes MIDRVYPAVKPTTTAANGNGVSTANPSFPATKAQLYGASRPTYRPQPHHRRTRRRCCCTFFFYLLLIILILLIIIGITDTAFYLIYCPHRPSFTVTSLKLSYLNLTSSSTLNSKFNVNITAKNPNKDITFVYEPTSIQILSNEIDVGDRTIPSFKHGKKNTTLLKASILSKGAPLESDTATELKKNMKSKNGLSLKVKLDTKVNAKLGKLKTPNVRIRVSCDGIRVHVPAGKKSVAVAEALHKT; translated from the coding sequence ATGATAGATCGAGTATACCCCGCCGTCAAACCCACCACCACCGCCGCCAACGGTAACGGCGTATCCACCGCCAACCCATCTTTCCCAGCCACAAAGGCCCAACTCTACGGTGCCTCTCGCCCAACCTACCGTCCTCAACCCCATCACCGCCGTACCCGCCGTCGCTGCTGCTGCACCTTCTTCTTCTACCTCCTCCTCATCATCCTCATCCTCCTCATCATCATCGGCATCACCGACACTGCTTTCTACCTAATCTACTGTCCCCACCGTCCTTCCTTCACCGTCACTTCCCTCAAACTCTCCTACCTCAACCTCACATCTTCCTCCACTCTCAACTCAAAATTCAACGTCAACATCACCGCCAAAAACCCCAACAAAGACATCACCTTCGTTTACGAACCCACCTCCATTCAAATTCTCTCCAACGAAATCGATGTCGGCGACAGAACAATCCCCTCTTTCAAACACGGCAAGAAGAACACCACTCTGCTAAAAGCTTCCATTCTGAGCAAAGGAGCACCGCTAGAGAGCGACACCGCCACAGAGTTGAAGAAGAACATGAAGAGCAAGAACGGGTTATCGTTGAAAGTGAAATTAGATACCAAAGTGAATGCTAAATTGGGAAAATTGAAGACACCTAACGTCAGAATAAGAGTCTCTTGTGACGGAATCAGAGTCCATGTTCCCGCTGGTAAGAAATCGGTGGCGGTGGCGGAAGCTTTGCACAAAACATGA